A stretch of DNA from Calditrichota bacterium:
CTGGATATCATCACCACAATGAATTGTGGTGATGGTACAAGGACACGGAGGGTGGCCGAAAACAGAGTAACAATTTGTGGCGATATGACATTTTTAAAGGAATCCCGTTTTTTATTTCCTGAGAGAAGATAATTTTGCTGAGCCTCATTTCTTTGTACAATCACCACAATGAATTGTGGTGATTCTCTGTTACAATGTATTTGGGAGCTGACACAAAATATTGCAAAAACTGGTAATGAGGTGATTTACAGGAGAGTCCAATATGATTTTTCAAGAAAACCAAACCATTGTTTTCGCAGGCGATAGTATTACGGACGTCAATCGGCGGGAATTACCCTGCTGGTCAATTGGGCAGGGATATGCCATGATTGCAGCGTCACTGCTTTTGGCGAAATTCCCGGAACGCACGTTGCGTTTTCACAATCGCGGTGTGGGAGGCGATACGATCCGGGAATTGGATGC
This window harbors:
- a CDS encoding GDSL family lipase, producing MIFQENQTIVFAGDSITDVNRRELPCWSIGQGYAMIAASLLLAKFPERTLRFHNRGVGGDTIRELDA